One part of the Glycine max cultivar Williams 82 chromosome 14, Glycine_max_v4.0, whole genome shotgun sequence genome encodes these proteins:
- the LOC102666207 gene encoding protein MAIN-LIKE 2-like: MPRTRSGDHTRPTAIVRRCAVVDEEQEIYKALKHIVADDVAPEDVVFGGGPKDKSVLTKYVDHMACKLWDSLDCGELKLVAHGRKLRDLPPLPHKEIMQLVQVLGLLSLTKCSYETIDKGLLFAFTERWHRETNTFHLPIGEMTITLNDVSSLLHIPIVGGFYSYPHTSKDVAIA; the protein is encoded by the exons atgccACGTACAAGAAGTGGTGACCACACCAGACCTACTGCAATTGTACGTAGGTGTGCAGTTGTAGATGAGGAGCAAGAGATTTACAAAGCTCTCAAACATATTGTCGCTGATGATGTTGCACCTGAAGATGTTGTGTTTGGTGGTGGACCTAAGGACAAATCAGTCCTTACTAAATATGTTGATCACATGGCTTGTAAATTGTGGGATAGCTTG GACTGTGGAGAGTTAAAGCTAGTAGCACATGGAAGGAAGTTGAGGGATTTGCCCCCCCTCCCCCATAAGGAGATCATGCAATTGGTGCAAGTTTTAGGGTTACTTTCATTGACTAAATGTAGTTATGAAACCATTGACAAGGGACTTTTATTTGCTTTTACTGAGAGGTGGCATCGTGAGACCAACACATTTCATTTGCCAATAGGAGAGATGACAATCACACTTAATGATGTGTCATCATTGCTACATATTCCTATTGTTGGTGGTTTTTATAGTTACCCGCACACGTCTAAGGACGTGGCCATTGCATAG
- the LOC100799961 gene encoding polyadenylate-binding protein-interacting protein 7, with the protein MSLSKKGSQTDAKLSSLNKATYLNPNAAEFVPFALRSSPSGSTSLVDATARFAAAGSLGKAVLDRAESSISNNSDDEAHQYWRCQLPDDITPDFKVMGEDESQGLNNLSLAGLSINDDNESSMFPSSKGFRYILNEQQELSQQHLNGNTFADKLRFSNSTYRDEPSSASILNSSAKPWDRQIRNTDLHVSSGQEALVYDDNTGHGFFNDVFAGNSLVNDTDLNPLEFLASLFPGFASESLSEVFFANGCDLHLTIEMLTQLEIQVDSSFNQNPSPKTLSSPNLSAMDFPALTSSNGQNASKYAADNVQQSGNPYLSSDKDMLMFKSGSSIPSRGAVDFASAVRKLASQDSGIWKYDKNGSGDASTGSSRSLNALASAYNGGQGRVNNGDRLQNRGSARAAPVWLETGDAVANMYSELREEARDHARLRNAYFEQARQAYLVGNKALAKELSVKGQLHNVHMKAAHGKAQESIYRQRNPVAPENGRGPQRMIDLHGLHVSEAIHVLKHELSVLRSTARAPEQRLQVYICVGTGHHTRGSRTPARLPIAVQRYLLEEGLDFTEPQPGLLCVVIY; encoded by the exons ATGAGCTTATCCAAGAAAGGTTCCCAAACAGACGCAAAATTGAGCTCCTTAAACAAAGCAACCTATTTGAATCCAAATGCAGCAGAGTTTGTTCCATTTGCCCTCAGATCATCGCCATCTGGAAGCACCAGCTTGGTAGATGCAACAGCGAGGTTTGCTGCTGCCGGATCTCTTGGGAAAGCAGTTTTAGATCGAGCAGAATCATCCATTTCAAATAATTCCGATGATGAGGCTCACCAGTACTGGCGTTGTCAGCTTCCTGATGATATCACCCCTGACTTCAAGGTCATGGGAGAGGATGAATCCCAAGGTCTTAACAACCTCTCTTTAGCAGGCTTATCTATAAATGATGATAATGAATCCTCAATGTTTCCTTCTTCCAAGGGATTTAGATATATACTAAATGAGCAGCAGGAACTGTCTCAACAGCACCTTAATGGCAATACTTTTGCTGATAAATTAAGGTTTTCCAATTCAACCTACAGGGATGAGCCATCTTCAGCAAGCATTTTGAACTCATCAGCAAAGCCTTGGGATAGGCAAATCAGGAATACTGATTTGCATGTTAGCAGTGGTCAAGAGGCACTTGTTTATGATGACAACACTGGACATGGATTCTTTAATGATGTTTTCGCTGGGAATTCTCTTGTGAATGATACTGATTTGAACCCTTTGGAGTTTTTAGCTTCTCTATTCCCTGGTTTTGCTTCAGAAAgcctttctgaagttttctttGCCAATGGATGCGATTTACATCTGACAATTGAGATGCTCACTCAGTTAGAG aTTCAAGTTGACAGTAGCTTCAATCAGAATCCGAGTCCAAAGACTCTGTCATCTCCGAATCTGAGTGCAATGGACTTTCCAGCTCTTACTTCATCAAATGGCCAGAATGCTTCAAAATATGCTGCAGATAACGTTCAACAAAGTGGCAATCCTTACTTATCATCTGATAAAGACATGCTCATGTTCAAATCTGGGTCTTCTATTCCATCTAGAGGTGCTGTTGACTTTGCTTCAGCTGTCAGGAAATTGGCTTCTCAGGATTCTGGTATATGGAAGTATGATAAAAATGGTTCTGGTGATGCTTCCACTGGCTCTAGTAGGAGTTTAAATGCTCTGGCTAGTGCCTACAATGGTGGACAGGGGAGAGTCAACAATGGTGATAGATTACAGAATCGTGGCTCTGCTCGGGCAGCTCCTGTTTGGCTTGAAACTGGTGACGCAGTTG CAAATATGTATTCTGAGCTGCGGGAGGAGGCTCGTGATCATGCACGTTTGCGTAATGCATATTTTGAGCAG GCACGGCAAGCCTACCTTGTTGGCAACAAGGCCCTTGCAAAGGAGCTAAGTGTTAAGGGGCAACTGCACAACGTGCATATGAAAGCAGCACATGGAAAAGCTCAAGAATCTATTTATCGCCAGAG GAATCCTGTTGCTCCAGAGAATGGAAGAGGGCCCCAAAGAATGATAGACCTACATGGTCTGCACGTAAGTGAAGCGATTCACGTGCTGAAACACGAACTGAGTGTGCTACGAAGCACAGCCAGAGCCCCCGAGCAGCGTTTGCAGGTTTACATCTGTGTTGGCACTGGTCACCATACTCGGGGCTCCCGCACTCCTGCGAGACTCCCAATAGCTGTACAGCGTTATCTTCTCGAAGAAGGCCTTGATTTCACTGAACCGCAGCCGGGCCTGCTTTGTGTTGTGATATACTGA